In one window of Saccharomyces paradoxus chromosome VII, complete sequence DNA:
- a CDS encoding uncharacterized protein (similar to YGL114W), with protein MPQSTPSQEVQRVPWDNKPALKQITLRATIAGIAIGSLVLTSNFQFGLQTGWVSMMSLPSALLACAFFKNIWPLIFPNDRPFSDVENVYVQSMAVAVGTGPLAFGFVGVIPAIEKFLTSQESGGLREQGQYFTFRELLIWSTALAFFGIFFAVPLRKQVIVREKLPFPSGSATATLISVLNGTEILQEVSKSELLEMRQRRLNECPEVLQPNRDPEEADYLMNSSHSDLGDYTATSQDGSSVLSTGSENYRANIIILFKTFIVSSLYTMVSYFIPVIRSIPVFGKYLSNNYLWNFQPSPAYIGQGIIMGLPTVSYMLIGCFLGWAVLAPLAKYKGWVPADADVHDWEKGVQGWILWSSLSIMVADSVVAFIVVTVKSIVKFILIDDKAALLNNIIDDTFQSMLLEEERAINNSRRNTYVDGRQDTVRLVSRDNEIEVDSKHLVRYTTVISGCLVSSIICIVSIIYLFGIEVIPLYAIITALILALFLSILGIRALGETDLNPVSGIGKISQLIFAFIIPRDRPGSVLMNVVSGGIAEASAQQAGDLMQDLKTGHLLGASPRAQFCAQLIGACWSIILSSFMYLCYNKVYTIPSEQFRIPTAVVWIDCARLVTGKGLPDKALECSMILGVIFAVLSLIRNTYRDYGYGWILYIPSGVAVGVGIFNSPSFTIARFIGGWASHFWLKNHRGDLNAKTKMIVFSSGLVLGEGIFSVINMVFTCLNVPHY; from the coding sequence ATGCCTCAGTCTACTCCAAGTCAAGAAGTACAACGTGTACCATGGGACAACAAGCCCGCCTTGAAGCAGATAACACTCCGAGCAACCATAGCAGGTATCGCCATAGGGTCTCTAGTGCTAACATCAAACTTTCAGTTTGGCCTACAAACCGGTTGGGTTTCCATGATGTCCCTGCCATCGGCATTATTAGCCTGtgctttctttaaaaatatcTGGCCTTTAATATTTCCGAACGACAGACCTTTCAGCGACGTAGAAAATGTATACGTACAAAGTATGGCTGTAGCTGTTGGAACAGGCCCATTAGCCTTTGGCTTTGTCGGTGTCATACCTGCCATCGAGAAGTTCCTTACTAGCCAAGAAAGTGGTGGATTGAGGGAACAAGGACAATACTTTACCTTCAGAGAACTGTTAATATGGTCAACCGCCCTAGcattttttggtattttctttgcagTTCCACTAAGGAAGCAAGTAATTGTCAGAGAGAAACTTCCCTTTCCCAGTGGCAGTGCTACAGCTACTTTAATTTCAGTACTAAATGGAACTGAGATTTTACAAGAGGTTTCCAAGTCAGAGTTATTGGAAATGAGGCAGAGGAGATTGAATGAATGCCCCGAAGTATTACAACCCAATAGAGATCCGGAGGAGGCAGACTACTTAATGAACTCTTCTCATAGCGATCTTGGCGATTATACGGCAACCAGCCAAGATGGCAGTTCTGTTCTTTCTACTGGTTCCGAGAACTACAGAgctaatattattattttgttcaaaaCTTTTATTGTCTCGTCACTTTACACCATGGTGTCATATTTTATACCGGTAATACGGTCTATTCCAGTATTTGGAAAATACCTCTCGAACAATTATCTCTGGAATTTTCAACCGTCACCTGCGTATATAGGTCAAGGAATAATAATGGGCCTTCCAACAGTATCATATATGCTTATCGGATGTTTTTTAGGGTGGGCTGTATTAGCTCCATTGGCGAAATACAAAGGATGGGTGCCAGCAGATGCTGATGTTCACGACTGGGAAAAGGGTGTACAAGGATGGATTCTTTGGTCGTCGCTTTCAATAATGGTTGCTGACAGTGTTGTCGCTTTTATCGTAGTGACAGTGAAGTCCATTGTAAAGTTTATACTGATAGATGACAAGGCCGCTTTACTGAACAACATAATTGATGACACATTTCAATCCATGTTGCTTGAGGAAGAACGTGCCATTAATAATAGCAGAAGGAATACATATGTGGACGGAAGACAAGATACTGTAAGATTAGTGAGTAGAGACAACGAAATTGAAGTAGATTCCAAGCATTTGGTTCGCTATACCACCGTTATCAGTGGATGCCTAGTCTCCTCGATAATATGCATTGTTTCCATAATATATTTGTTTGGAATAGAAGTAATTCCTCTATATGCTATTATCACTGCTTTAATACTTGCGTTGTTTCTATCTATTCTCGGTATTCGAGCACTTGGAGAAACTGATTTGAATCCTGTGAGCGGCATTGGTAAGATCTCTCAATTGATTTTTGCATTTATCATACCGAGGGATAGGCCTGGATCAGTGTTGATGAATGTCGTATCGGGAGGTATTGCGGAAGCTTCTGCCCAACAAGCAGGCGATTTGATGCAGGATTTGAAAACAGGGCACCTCCTTGGGGCCTCCCCAAGAGCCCAATTCTGTGCGCAATTGATCGGAGCCTGTTGGTCAATTATTTTGTCTAGTTTCATGTATTTGTGCTACAATAAAGTTTATACAATTCCGAGTGAACAGTTTAGGATACCGACGGCAGTAGTATGGATAGATTGCGCAAGACTGGTAACTGGTAAAGGCCTCCCGGATAAGGCTTTAGAGTGCTCCATGATTCTCGGAGTCATATTTGCGGTTTTGTCACTAATCAGAAATACTTATAGAGATTACGGATACGGATGGATACTGTATATTCCGTCTGGTGTGGCAGTCGGCGTTGGTATATTCAATTCTCCCAGCTTTACCATTGCAAGATTCATCGGTGGGTGGGCTTCCCATTTCTGGTTGAAAAATCACAGGGGTGACTTGAATGcaaaaacgaaaatgatTGTATTTAGTTCAGGGTTGGTCTTGGGTGAGGGTATCTTTAGCGTAATAAACATGGTTTTTACCTGCTTAAATGTCCCTCACTATTAG
- the SLD3 gene encoding Sld3p (Protein involved in the initiation of DNA replication~similar to YGL113W) codes for METWEVIASVKEATKGLDLSLDRPLIIKSEDVPSHILQLLQQKSRSQLKHICMKSEKEYFLLEEYGPGFWVKWPYNYFNEYSLPERHTEVVTSLQREKAKRETSKTWDELKFKELLYLWSEEPKGSYKLEKNNDLKLDMKPPDMKGESRVNDDYSDPKEYIESKYYDALFSIHTPLAYFVKSNLVRLKNTCRTKYGSHSYKIAYQAILQKYLLSIAQFKDRHDSRLLLESFSSPIADEKRKNCFTKFVIEDENKTGSTISDLCVVLKSREIKLQILLLLEMIGLNDLDWNFRDFEKKYKSKLKKRSLNLTKKGLVRRRSKKKTSEKGKEIGRITTSLDYCEQLDLYLDRACILDILLSSETPNPDAIEASNGTILEHKKNILDKSKEASLVGFINYVLIPYFNKKVPHAVEFIIQKLKGPSMRPKRALKKVNNSPNVSSPKTVDIYNRLPTTQRSSRSSIINSVPSSPALRRMEANLFSRKSIASPTPELLNSRTNSNLNEFLESETRGLRHPSQLGRTKSDLTMNHLQKRQFSVSDLSTTRVPNSSTIAPKTPFSYTAVNAHRTMNNSFRRVGKRKDINETVHFNEHINPEENVQVQATPAAKKRTATPNKKAQLQSIIESPLNVKDDDTHEGRGNAQKDTSHFTSTSTNTPSESTSKRRVRRRLFAPEAT; via the coding sequence ATGGAAACATGGGAAGTCATAGCATCGGTAAAAGAAGCAACAAAGGGTCTTGACTTGAGCTTAGATCGTCCACTTATTATTAAATCCGAGGATGTGCCCAGTCACATACTTCAATTACTGCAACAGAAGAGTCGAAGTCAGTTGAAGCACATCTGCATGAAATCTGAAAAAGAGTACTTCCTGCTAGAGGAATATGGGCCGGGGTTTTGGGTTAAATGGCCGTACAATTATTTTAATGAATATAGCCTGCCAGAAAGACATACGGAAGTTGTAACATCGCTTCAAAGAGAGAAAGCTAAGCGTGAAACTTCGAAAACATGGGACGAATTGAAGTTCAAAGaacttctttatttatggTCGGAAGAACCGAAGGGTTCATATAAGCTCGAAAAGAACAATGACCTTAAACTGGATATGAAGCCACCAGATATGAAAGGCGAGTCAAGAGTCAATGACGATTATTCCGACCCTAAAGAGTACATAGAAAGTAAGTATTACGATGCTCTTTTTTCCATACATACACCTCTGGCATATTTTGTTAAGTCAAATTTAGTAAGACTCAAAAATACCTGTCGAACCAAATACGGAAGTCACAGCTACAAAATAGCCTACCAAGCTATACTGCAAAAATACCTTCTCTCGATTGCACAATTTAAAGATAGACACGATAGCAGACTTCTATTAGAGTCTTTTTCCAGTCCCATAGCagatgaaaaaaggaagaactGTTTCACAAAATTTGtaattgaagatgaaaacaaaacCGGTTCAACTATTTCCGATTTATGTGTTGTATTGAAATCCCGGGAAATAAAGCTACAGATATTACTGCTATTAGAGATGATAGGATTGAACGATTTAGATTGGAATTTCAGggattttgaaaagaagtaTAAAtcgaaattgaagaagagatCACTTAATTTGACGAAAAAGGGATTAGTTCGTCGAAgatctaaaaaaaaaactagCGAAAAAGGCAAAGAAATCGGGAGAATAACAACGTCTTTAGACTATTGTGAACAACTAGACTTGTACTTAGATAGGGCATGCATTTTGGACATTTTGTTATCAAGTGAAACGCCCAACCCAGATGCCATAGAAGCATCAAATGGAACAATACTAGagcataaaaaaaacattctCGATAAAAGTAAAGAAGCCTCATTAGTTGGGTTTATAAATTATGTTCTTATTCCATACTTTAACAAGAAGGTGCCGCACGCCGTTgaatttattattcaaaagcTTAAGGGACCCAGCATGAGACCGAAAAGAGCTCTGAAGAAAGTCAACAACAGTCCAAATGTATCATCACCTAAAACTGTGGACATTTATAATAGGTTACCCACAACCCAACGTAGCTCCCGCTCTTCAATCATTAATTCTGTTCCATCGTCACCTGCATTGAGAAGGATGGAAGCTAATCTATTTAGTAGAAAATCCATTGCTTCCCCTACCCCTGAACTTTTGAATTCGAGAACGAACTCCAACTTGAATGAGTTTCTCGAAAGTGAAACTAGAGGCTTAAGGCACCCTTCACAATTAGGAAGAACAAAGTCCGATCTAACGATGAACCATTTACAAAAACGGCAGTTCTCTGTCTCTGACTTAAGCACAACGAGAGTACCGAATTCATCAACTATCGCACCCAAAACACCTTTTTCATATACAGCTGTTAATGCACACAGGACTATGAATAACTCCTTTCGTAGAGTTGGAAAACGTAAGGATATTAATGAAACTGTACATTTTAATGAACATATAAATCCTGAGGAAAATGTACAAGTTCAAGCAACGCCGGCTgcgaaaaaaagaacagcGACACCTAATAAAAAGGCACAACTTCAGAGCATCATTGAATCACCATTAAATGTCAAGGATGATGATACGCATGAAGGTAGAGGGAATGCTCAAAAAGATACATCCCATTTTACCTCTACTTCCACTAATACCCCCTCGGAAAGTACCTCGAAAAGAAGAGTGAGAAGACGTTTATTTGCTCCTGAAGCAACGTAG
- the TAF6 gene encoding TATA-binding protein-associated factor TAF6 (Subunit (60 kDa) of TFIID and SAGA complexes~similar to YGL112C), translating to MSTQQQSYTIWSPQDTVKDVAESLGLENINDDVLKALAMDVEYRILEIIEQAVKFKRHSKRDVLTTDDVSKALRVLNVEPLYGYYDGSEVNKAVSFSKVNTTGGQSVYYLDEEEVDFDRLINEPLPQVPRLPTFTTHWLAVEGVQPAIIQNPNLNDIRVSQPPFIRGAIVTALNDNSLQTPVTSTAASASVTDTGASQHLSNVKPGQNTEVKPLVKHVLSKELQIYFNKVISTLTAKSQGDEGAQHMKQAALTSLRTDSGLHQLVPYFIQFIAEQITQNLSDLQLLTTILEMIYSLLSNSSIFLDPYIHSLMPSILTLLLAKKLGGSPKDDSPQEIHEFLERTNALRDFAASLLDYVLKKFPQAYKSLKPRVTRTLLKTFLDINRVFGTYYGCLKGVSVLEGESIRFFLGNLNNWARLVFNESGITLENIEEHLNDEANPTRTKFTKEETQILVDTVISALLVLKKDLPDLYEGKGEKVTGEDKEKLVERCGVTIGFHILKRDDAKELISAIFFGE from the coding sequence ATGTCTACACAGCAGCAATCATACACAATTTGGTCTCCACAAGATACTGTCAAAGATGTCGCTGAGTCACTCGGgttagaaaatattaacGATGATGTCTTGAAAGCACTTGCTATGGACGTTGAATACCGTATTCTAGAGATCATTGAACAGGCAGTCAAGTTCAAGAGGCACTCCAAAAGGGATGTTTTAACTACAGATGACGTATCGAAGGCGCTGCGTGTTTTGAATGTGGAACCTTTATATGGGTATTATGATGGCTCTGAGGTTAATAAAGCTGTATCATTTAGCAAGGTTAACACAACTGGAGGACAGTCAGTTTATTACCTGGATGAGGAAGAGGTGGACTTCGATAGATTGATAAATGAGCCATTACCGCAAGTGCCCCGTTTGCCAACTTTTACTACACACTGGCTAGCTGTTGAGGGTGTCCAACCTGCCATAATCCAAAATCCGAATTTGAATGATATAAGAGTATCCCAACCACCATTTATTAGAGGTGCTATTGTCACTGCTTTGAATGATAACAGCCTCCAAACACCTGTAACGTCGACGGCAGCAAGCGCTTCTGTGACGGATACAGGCGCCTCTCAACATCTGTCTAATGTTAAGCCAGGTCAGAATACTGAAGTTAAACCATTAGTAAAACACGTTTTGTCCAAAGAATTACAGATctatttcaataaagttattTCAACTTTGACTGCGAAGAGCCAAGGCGATGAAGGTGCACAGCACATGAAACAAGCAGCTTTGACCTCACTAAGGACTGATAGTGGCCTGCACCAACTGGTTCcatattttattcaattcATTGCCGAACAGATTACGCAAAACCTTTCTGATTTGCAACTACTGACAACAATCTTGGAAATGATTTACTCTTTACTAAGCAATTCTTCTATCTTCTTAGACCCTTATATTCACTCACTAATGCCTTCCATTCTAACCTTGCTATTAGCAAAGAAGCTCGGTGGATCACCAAAAGATGACTCGCCGCAAGAAATCCATGAATTTTTAGAAAGAACTAATGCACTACGTGATTTTGCTGCATCTTTGTTAGATTatgtattgaaaaaatttcctcaAGCTTATAAATCCTTGAAGCCAAGAGTAACTAGGACATTGCTAAAAACATTCTTGGACATTAACCGTGTTTTCGGGACTTACTACGGATGTTTAAAGGGTGTATCGGTATTAGAGGGTGAATCTATCAGATTCTTCTTAGGAAACCTAAATAATTGGGCGCGCTTGGTATTCAATGAAAGCGGGATAACGCTGGAAAATATAGAAGAACATCTGAACGATGAAGCCAATCCAACAAGGACTAAATTTaccaaagaagaaactcAAATTTTGGTTGATACTGTAATTAGCGCATTGTTAGTTCTAAAAAAGGATTTACCAGATTTGTACGAGGGTAAAGGTGAAAAAGTTACAGGTGAGgataaggaaaaattggtaGAGAGGTGTGGTGTCACCATTGGatttcatattttgaaaagggaTGATGCAAAAGAATTAATTAGCgcgattttttttggtgaaTAG
- the NSA1 gene encoding ribosome biosynthesis protein NSA1 (Constituent of 66S pre-ribosomal particles~similar to YGL111W): MRLLVSCVDSGSIKEVLCNIGTDTSVQTAPQPFHVAPHLAEGLKAHVDRMWMVSKDEIILARNSGVVELVKISKHAKENETLQVDPKEESKNENDLSDALPIFDISEFEIASSVSNLLDDTKLESLSGKSVKRTKLVDGFVTLCPIKKDPSNNIFVAGTRSGLVHVIEKGKDEKLTKVASLEVKAPVEFFQLYDTEDTENDKIIFAYGGEENLVKLVEIEPDFKSLKQIWEAKNVKNDRLDMRVPVWPMALKFLEPSPNETDKDKLNYQFAAITRWSHLIKYSTQHGKKPFAQIDLLPNREPLSQMEVFDTNGKNVTSSFGNFQSGSFDELKLITADYKKNVFKFDGNGKMLGKVGRDDITGSSTYIHVHDGKYLLQGGLDRYVRIFDIKTKKMLVKTYVGSRINFIIMLDDAEIEMPLSPSAKAAKEKQKRKATELEDDAEELWNKLEGKATASKASKKSKI, from the coding sequence ATGAGATTACTAGTTAGCTGTGTGGATAGTGGATCCATAAAGGAGGTTTTGTGTAACATCGGAACTGACACTTCCGTACAAACAGCGCCGCAGCCTTTTCATGTGGCACCTCATCTAGCTGAAGGATTAAAGGCTCACGTTGATAGAATGTGGATGGTATccaaagatgaaattatCCTAGCAAGGAATTCAGGGGTTGTCGAACTagtaaaaatttcaaaacacgctaaagaaaacgaaactCTTCAGGTCGATCcgaaagaagaaagcaaaaacgaaaatgaCCTTTCCGATGCTCTACccatttttgatatatctGAGTTTGAGATTGCTAGCTCAGTTTCAAACCTTTTAGACGACACCAAACTGGAATCACTTTCAGGAAAATCTGTGAAAAGAACCAAATTGGTGGACGGTTTTGTCACATTATGTCCCATAAAAAAGGATCCGTCGAATAACATATTCGTAGCTGGTACTAGATCAGGATTAGTGCATGTTatagaaaaaggaaaagacGAAAAGCTAACAAAGGTGGCATCCCTTGAAGTGAAAGCGCCAGTAGAATTCTTTCAGCTATATGATACAGAGGATACCGAAAACGACAAAATTATATTTGCATATGGTGGGGAGGAGAATCTAGTAAAATTAGTGGAAATAGAACCGGATTTCAAGTCTTTGAAGCAAATATGGGAAGCCAAGAATGTTAAGAACGACAGATTGGACATGAGAGTCCCGGTGTGGCCTATGGCCCTGAAATTTCTGGAGCCCTCCCCTAATGAAACCGACAAAGATAAGCTAAATTACCAGTTTGCTGCTATAACACGTTGGTCCCATCTCATCAAATACAGCACACAACATGGTAAGAAACCATTCGCTCAGATAGATCTATTACCCAACCGTGAACCGCTATCTCAGATGGAAGTTTTTGATACCAACGGAAAAAATGTTACCTCTTCGTTTGGGAATTTCCAATCCGGTTCttttgatgaattgaagTTAATTACTGCTGATTACAAAAAGAATGTTTTTAAATTTGATGGTAATGGAAAGATGTTGGGTAAGGTAGGTAGAGATGATATCACTGGTTCGTCAACTTATATTCATGTACATGACGGCAAATATCTTTTGCAAGGTGGATTAGATAGGTATGTTCGCATCTTCGATataaaaactaaaaaaatgttgGTGAAGACTTACGTTGGGTCCCGCataaattttattatcatGTTAGATGACgctgaaattgaaatgCCACTAAGTCCAAGTGCTAAAGCCGCCAAAGAGaagcagaaaagaaaggctACAGAACTTGAAGATGATGCAGAGGAACTTTGGAACAAATTAGAAGGAAAGGCAACTGCTTCTAAAGCCAGcaagaaaagcaaaatttaA
- the CUE3 gene encoding Cue3p (similar to YGL110C): MLSRYNRVIEIDGGNAEISLPIVKFPPFKLRAQLIEKDPVVWLHLLETYVTYFEYLMQGVNVELLDDSTLDHLRLFLRTYLHEIADEEGKLLSLGINHDVSEQLYLLKGWVFSLIKKCGLLHLQIFGDSLWNLVKIYVKRNPDSIRGLIDGSLKPRINTQRVQLDKTYQVQQHLKQLIESGKFKRIDLRCVEDLLAAKSMLPNKFADNFFTANWIEILEAIWAKGQGRAHKDARELIIISLFSVSADHILKITKELGISNFETLALYPLLGTMLVNEGIHEKLPDLKSKLLFLNLGASSMGDEDYMSYPTSASTEVDEEQLSSLMELFPQFSKYQLSQTLLAYDNNIEIVTNKIFEDPTIIEAFPKEPEEEEVEPVSGGNNTSFADELSLLNRGPTSKNKNLDKKIISEGVPDEVRNKTLTRALKLLYEADEDERDDTYDEADVSRSDPSKRIGLQDEEENDDANDDTKEVRQGYNYNAIEAYLWNLLKEDPTLFERSRRGTKVRKTMKERTSWSDEKIEGWSRMLERSPTRARLLEKKFVFKGNSKTGKTSYVHNRDSKNDENVVKEEAKQNAPGNIKKHEPQSAEQKKRQHAKNEKKKGAKADHNRKKGHDKKLARAGNNAV; encoded by the coding sequence ATGTTATCAAGGTACAATCGTGTTATTGAAATAGATGGTGGCAACGCGGAAATTTCGTTACCCATTGTCAAATTTCCACCGTTTAAACTCAGAGCTCAATTAATTGAAAAGGACCCGGTCGTATGGTTGCATCTGCTAGAGACCTATGTAACGTACTTTGAGTATTTGATGCAAGGGGTTAACGTTGAATTGTTGGACGACTCTACCCTTGACCATCTACGTCTATTTTTAAGAACTTATTTGCATGAAATTGCGGATGAGGAAGGAAAGCTATTAAGTCTCGGTATCAATCATGATGTGTCTGAACAGTTGTACCTACTAAAGGGCTGGGTATTTTCATTGATCAAGAAATGTGGACTGCTACATCTTCAGATTTTTGGTGATTCCCTGTGGAATTTGGTCAAAATATATGTTAAGCGCAACCCTGATTCTATTCGTGGCCTGATTGATGGCTCATTAAAACCACGGATCAACACGCAACGTGTACAACTAGATAAAACGTATCAAGTTCAACAGCATTTGAAGCAGTTAATAGAATCTGGGAAATTTAAAAGAATAGATTTGAGATGTGTTGAAGATCTGCTGGCTGCCAAATCTATGCTGCCAAATAAGTTTGCGGATAATTTCTTTACAGCAAATTGGATTGAAATTCTAGAAGCAATATGGGCAAAGGGACAGGGCAGGGCTCATAAAGATGCCAGGGAATTGATTATCAtcagtttattttctgtttctgcTGATCACATACTGAAAATAACTAAAGAATTAGGCATAAGCAATTTCGAAACTCTGGCATTATATCCTCTTTTAGGAACAATGCTTGTAAATGAAGGTATCCACGAAAAACTTCCTGATTTAAAAAGCAAactactttttttgaatttagGAGCTTCGTCAATGGGCGACGAAGACTATATGAGCTATCCAACATCAGCAAGTACTGAAGTTGATGAGGAACAATTGTCCTCCCTGATGGAATTGTTCCCACAGTTTTCTAAATACCAATTATCGCAAACACTTCTTGCCTATGATAATAACATCGAAATAGTAACgaataaaatatttgagGATCCTACCATTATCGAAGCATTCCCCAAAGAACCTGAGGAGGAGGAAGTAGAGCCAGTATCAGGTGGTAATAATACGTCCTTTGCTGACGAACTGAGTTTATTAAATAGAGGACCTACctcaaaaaataagaatctggacaaaaaaattatttcgGAGGGTGTTCCAGATGAGGTGAGAAATAAAACTTTAACAAGAGCACTGAAACTTTTGTATGAGgcagatgaagatgaaaggGACGACACTTATGATGAAGCTGATGTGAGCCGGTCCGATCCATCGAAAAGAATTGGACTTCAAgacgaagaggaaaatgatgatgCAAATGATGATACCAAGGAAGTGCGACAAGGTTACAACTATAATGCTATTGAAGCCTACTTGTGGAACCTATTAAAGGAAGATCCAACATTATTTGAAAGGTCGAGAAGAGGTACAAAAGTAAGGAAAACTATGAAGGAAAGGACTTCGTGGtcggatgaaaaaatcgaaGGTTGGTCGCGGATGTTAGAAAGATCTCCCACACGAGCAAGActtctggaaaaaaaattcgtgTTCAAAGGAAACAGCAAAACAGGGAAGACGTCTTATGTTCATAATCGCGATAgcaaaaatgatgaaaatgttGTCAAAGAAGAGGCCAAACAAAATGCACCTggaaatatcaagaaacaTGAACCTCAATCTGCTgaacagaagaaaaggcaGCATGccaagaatgaaaaaaagaagggagCAAAAGCTGACCATAATCGTAAGAAAGGCCATGATAAGAAATTGGCCCGTGCAGGAAATAATGCTGTTTGA
- a CDS encoding uncharacterized protein (similar to YGL108C) — translation MGLCGSKTQSMPSQTTTVAAKSRTKPVNHDTIKSKQELRQKEKKDKKKKKERLKSTTAQVVQKKEGSKLTDTSDPSKDEVSPKEAARLAAEKRFQETNEKYNKGELGKKLAQERAKSHKTRLMEEAEKKHAERERENMLYD, via the coding sequence ATGGGACTGTGCGGAAGTAAAACTCAGTCAATGCCTTCACAAACTACGACAGTAGCAGCTAAATCAAGAACGAAGCCAGTTAATCATGATACAATAAAGTCAAAGCAGGAACTTCGAcaaaaggagaaaaaagacaaaaaaaagaagaaggaacGATTAAAGAGCACAACTGCCCAGGTCGtgcaaaagaaagaaggcaGCAAATTGACTGATACAAGTGATCCGAGCAAAGATGAAGTAAGCCCCAAGGAAGCCGCAAGGTTGGCTGCTGAGAAGAGATTCCAAGAGACTAATGAAAAGTACAATAAAGGCGAATTGGGCAAAAAGCTAGCGCAAGAGCGTGCCAAGTCTCATAAGACTCGCTTAATGGAAGAGGCCGAGAAAAAGCATGCTGAACGGGAAAGGGAAAACATGCTATATGACTGA